In Streptomyces sp. SLBN-118, the following are encoded in one genomic region:
- a CDS encoding V-type ATPase subunit, with protein MIRARALITRSLGVSGAREVAAAATLGDALRQLGATPYRRYVTTDATLAQAQRAVSATLLWHLRVLAGWLPHTGADALRLLATGFEIANAERRLRSLSGGSAPQPYRLGALATASRRIGQAAAPSELRAVLTSSAWGDPGGDSPAAMATGMRISAAARTAERLPPARRWATGRAALLVGRELFVHGRPLTEPTARHARELLGRRAIEASSFEEFRAFLPRHARWPVDDITEAGELWRAEARWWTALEEDGIAMTHSRGYGLTPVVGAVAVLSVDAWRVRAALELAARGGGSLEVLDAVV; from the coding sequence GTGATCAGGGCGCGGGCCCTGATCACCCGGAGTCTGGGCGTCTCGGGCGCCCGGGAGGTGGCGGCTGCCGCGACACTGGGCGATGCACTGCGACAGCTCGGTGCCACGCCCTACCGCAGATACGTCACGACGGACGCCACGCTGGCACAGGCGCAGCGGGCGGTGTCAGCAACTCTCCTGTGGCATCTGCGGGTTCTGGCGGGATGGCTCCCGCACACCGGGGCGGATGCCCTGAGGCTGCTGGCCACCGGTTTCGAGATCGCCAACGCCGAGAGGCGGCTGCGGTCGCTTTCCGGCGGTTCGGCGCCGCAGCCGTACAGGCTGGGCGCACTGGCCACCGCATCGCGCCGGATCGGACAGGCAGCCGCACCGAGCGAACTGCGGGCCGTGCTCACATCCTCGGCATGGGGAGATCCGGGCGGGGACTCACCGGCCGCGATGGCCACCGGTATGCGCATCTCGGCCGCCGCCCGCACCGCTGAACGGCTGCCGCCCGCGCGGCGGTGGGCCACCGGCCGCGCCGCCCTTCTGGTGGGCCGTGAGCTGTTCGTCCACGGCCGTCCCCTGACGGAGCCGACAGCCCGTCATGCCCGCGAGCTCCTGGGCCGACGGGCGATCGAAGCCTCGTCCTTCGAGGAGTTCCGGGCCTTCCTGCCCCGCCACGCGCGCTGGCCAGTGGACGACATCACCGAAGCGGGCGAGCTGTGGCGGGCGGAAGCCCGGTGGTGGACCGCCCTGGAGGAGGACGGCATCGCCATGACACACAGCAGGGGCTATGGCCTCACTCCTGTGGTGGGCGCCGTCGCCGTGCTGTCCGTGGACGCGTGGCGGGTTCGGGCCGCGCTGGAGCTCGCCGCACGCGGCGGCGGATCCCTGGAGGTGCTCGATGCCGTGGTCTGA
- a CDS encoding V-type ATP synthase subunit A has protein sequence MAGPLVELNRTAGTAMHDVVLLGDVRLPAEVVAIAGDVVTVQAYEYTGGLAPGHTAHPQGRPLSVPLGPWLLGGVYDGLLRPLQRAGDRLVTGSGSLVSDERTWPFTPRVTEGQQVDEGEVVGETGGPGPVPVNVLVPPGCSGTVSRVAPVGRYPAEAVLAVVTDTEVRMAAPWPVRRARPVRERLPAAQPLTTGQRAIDLLFPVARGSAVAVPGGFGTGKTVLLQQIAKWCDAHVIVYVGCGERGNEMADVIAELSALDDPRTGGRLADRTVTIANTSNMPMMAREASIHTGATVAEYFRDMGLDVVVIADSTSRWAEALREFASRMGALPTEEGYPAGLASELAAFYERAGAVRTLGGREGSVSVIGAVSPPGGDLTEPVTAHTQRFVRCVWTLDRELAYARHYPAVSWSDSFSREVGALAVAHAQSGDPVWAERRGKVARLLSEADRLADLVDLVGITALPAQERVSVLGGRLVREGVLQQNALSELDAYCAPEKTAALVDAVLAVVGRCRDLVESGTAAEAVEEADFTPLLRAREEVGPDDAAGVDARRDEVLAGLRELVP, from the coding sequence GTGGCGGGGCCTCTGGTCGAGCTCAACCGCACTGCCGGTACCGCCATGCATGACGTTGTGCTTCTCGGAGACGTCAGGCTTCCCGCAGAGGTGGTGGCCATCGCCGGCGACGTGGTCACTGTCCAGGCGTACGAGTACACCGGCGGCCTGGCTCCCGGACATACGGCACACCCGCAGGGCAGACCGTTGTCCGTACCGCTCGGTCCGTGGCTGCTCGGCGGCGTCTACGACGGTCTGCTGCGGCCGCTTCAGAGGGCCGGGGACCGACTTGTCACCGGCTCGGGCTCTCTTGTGTCCGACGAGCGCACGTGGCCGTTCACCCCCCGTGTGACAGAGGGTCAACAGGTCGACGAGGGCGAGGTTGTCGGCGAAACCGGCGGCCCTGGCCCCGTGCCCGTCAATGTGTTGGTACCCCCTGGCTGCTCGGGTACGGTCTCGCGCGTTGCCCCGGTGGGCCGGTACCCGGCCGAAGCGGTGCTGGCCGTCGTGACGGACACCGAGGTTCGCATGGCGGCCCCCTGGCCGGTCCGACGCGCCCGCCCCGTACGGGAGCGCCTGCCGGCCGCACAGCCGCTCACCACCGGACAACGCGCCATCGACCTCCTCTTCCCCGTGGCGCGGGGCAGCGCGGTCGCCGTTCCGGGAGGCTTTGGCACGGGCAAGACAGTGCTTCTGCAGCAGATCGCCAAGTGGTGCGACGCTCATGTGATCGTCTACGTTGGATGCGGCGAACGCGGCAACGAAATGGCCGACGTGATCGCGGAGTTGTCCGCGCTCGACGACCCGAGGACAGGGGGCAGGCTCGCCGACCGCACGGTGACCATCGCCAACACCTCGAACATGCCGATGATGGCCCGGGAGGCGAGCATCCACACCGGGGCCACGGTCGCCGAGTACTTCCGGGACATGGGGCTCGACGTCGTGGTCATTGCCGACTCGACATCCCGCTGGGCCGAGGCATTGCGTGAGTTCGCCTCCCGCATGGGCGCGCTGCCCACCGAGGAGGGCTATCCCGCCGGACTTGCCTCGGAGCTCGCGGCGTTCTACGAGCGGGCCGGAGCGGTACGGACACTGGGCGGTCGAGAGGGCTCGGTCTCCGTGATCGGTGCTGTCTCGCCCCCCGGCGGCGATCTCACCGAACCTGTCACTGCACACACACAGCGTTTCGTGCGGTGCGTATGGACCCTCGACCGGGAGCTGGCCTACGCCCGGCACTACCCCGCCGTCTCCTGGTCCGATTCGTTCTCCCGCGAGGTCGGTGCCCTCGCCGTCGCCCACGCCCAGTCTGGAGATCCGGTCTGGGCGGAGCGCCGTGGCAAAGTGGCCAGGCTGCTCTCGGAAGCCGACCGGCTTGCCGACCTCGTCGACCTCGTGGGCATCACCGCGCTGCCCGCACAGGAGCGGGTCAGCGTCCTCGGCGGCCGCCTGGTCCGCGAGGGCGTGCTTCAACAGAACGCACTGTCGGAGCTGGACGCTTACTGCGCGCCGGAGAAGACAGCCGCCTTGGTGGATGCCGTCCTGGCGGTCGTCGGCCGCTGCCGGGACCTGGTCGAATCGGGCACAGCGGCCGAAGCCGTCGAAGAGGCGGACTTCACACCTCTGTTGCGCGCCCGCGAAGAGGTGGGCCCGGACGATGCCGCCGGTGTGGACGCCCGCCGGGACGAAGTTCTCGCCGGGCTCCGGGAGTTGGTCCCGTGA
- a CDS encoding PspA-associated protein PspAB — MGFLDSLLGRSKPVKPDLDQLFGLPSAAITLQAAIGFTPTGAGSVCFASIEGGAFTQVQQEVGALLDADSERAGAPVEFSRDDYGYSWLLSRRDPESLPALVSDLHAVNTALQDSGFGPQLLCSLVSFRDTELRPLALVYLYKRGTFYPFAPLPGQKRDNPLELQAKAVVKDDLRIEQDLSRWFPLWGAPGL, encoded by the coding sequence GTGGGTTTCCTGGATTCCCTGCTCGGCCGGTCCAAGCCGGTCAAGCCCGACCTGGACCAGCTATTCGGCCTCCCCTCGGCGGCGATCACGCTCCAGGCAGCGATCGGCTTCACCCCGACCGGCGCGGGCTCGGTGTGCTTCGCCTCCATCGAGGGCGGGGCATTCACTCAAGTCCAGCAGGAAGTAGGGGCCCTGCTGGACGCCGACTCCGAACGTGCGGGTGCGCCGGTGGAGTTCAGCCGTGACGACTACGGGTACTCATGGCTGCTCTCGCGCCGCGATCCCGAGAGCCTGCCCGCGCTGGTGAGCGATCTGCACGCGGTGAACACCGCACTGCAGGACAGCGGCTTCGGACCACAACTCCTGTGCTCCCTGGTCTCCTTCCGCGACACCGAGCTGCGCCCCCTGGCGCTGGTCTACCTCTACAAGCGCGGCACCTTCTACCCCTTCGCGCCCCTTCCCGGCCAGAAACGCGACAACCCGCTGGAACTCCAGGCCAAGGCCGTGGTCAAGGACGACCTGCGCATCGAGCAGGACCTGAGCCGCTGGTTCCCGCTGTGGGGCGCCCCCGGCCTGTGA
- a CDS encoding universal stress protein, with product MEPVVTVGLDGTPESLAAARWAADEAERRKLTLRLLHAWPLLVPEPTHVPSEMDQNYWAKRIVHNARAELQTRHPGLSIVGNLVADDAQTALLQAASESEMIVLGSRGLEPVESYFLGDISMTVVARAERPVVLVRAETREEGSTPGTAGGVVVALKLHGPCDDLLEFSFATASARGMPLRVVHGQSVPLHAHLPWGMDHDVTEEMTQDAQKHLSQALRPWREKFPRVEVVDSIGLQSPAKVVVRAAKGAGLLVIGRRKHGPALAPRLGPVATAAIHHAGCPVAVVPHD from the coding sequence ATGGAGCCAGTCGTCACCGTGGGCCTCGACGGCACACCCGAGAGTCTTGCGGCTGCCCGTTGGGCCGCCGACGAAGCCGAGCGGCGCAAGCTCACGCTGCGCCTGCTCCACGCGTGGCCCCTGCTGGTGCCGGAGCCGACCCACGTCCCATCAGAGATGGATCAGAACTACTGGGCGAAGCGGATCGTGCACAACGCGCGGGCGGAGCTCCAGACGCGCCACCCGGGCCTCTCCATTGTCGGCAACCTGGTCGCCGACGACGCCCAGACCGCACTGCTTCAAGCGGCATCGGAGTCCGAGATGATCGTGCTCGGTTCGCGGGGGCTGGAGCCCGTTGAGAGCTACTTCCTGGGCGACATCAGCATGACCGTCGTGGCACGGGCCGAGCGGCCGGTGGTCCTCGTACGTGCCGAAACGCGCGAAGAAGGCTCCACTCCGGGTACGGCGGGCGGCGTGGTGGTGGCACTGAAACTGCACGGCCCATGCGACGACCTGCTCGAATTCTCCTTCGCCACCGCCTCGGCGCGGGGCATGCCTCTTCGGGTGGTCCATGGACAAAGCGTGCCGCTCCATGCACATCTTCCGTGGGGCATGGACCACGACGTGACCGAAGAGATGACGCAGGACGCGCAGAAGCACCTGAGCCAGGCGCTGCGTCCCTGGCGAGAGAAGTTTCCGCGCGTGGAGGTGGTCGACAGCATCGGTCTCCAAAGCCCCGCCAAGGTCGTGGTAAGGGCCGCAAAGGGCGCCGGGCTGCTGGTCATCGGCCGACGCAAGCACGGTCCCGCCCTGGCGCCACGCCTGGGTCCCGTGGCCACCGCCGCCATCCATCACGCGGGCTGCCCTGTGGCCGTCGTCCCCCATGACTGA
- a CDS encoding ATP synthase subunit C, translating into MITWLVVMPVLAAGFWAVRLLARRRGKGAVRWLLISNLALLGGAFVLLATALGGAAEASPGQAATDQGVGSAALIGAAIAVAGASIGAAIAVAYTGAAALAALSERPELFGRAMVIVGLAEGIAVYGLVVAILLIGKA; encoded by the coding sequence GTGATCACTTGGCTCGTCGTCATGCCCGTTCTGGCGGCCGGATTCTGGGCCGTACGTCTGCTGGCCCGGCGGCGCGGGAAAGGAGCCGTGCGGTGGCTTCTGATTTCCAACCTCGCTCTGCTCGGTGGCGCGTTCGTCCTGTTGGCGACGGCTCTCGGAGGTGCGGCCGAGGCTTCCCCAGGCCAGGCCGCCACAGATCAGGGGGTCGGATCGGCAGCACTCATCGGGGCCGCCATTGCGGTGGCCGGGGCGTCTATCGGCGCCGCCATCGCCGTCGCGTACACCGGAGCCGCGGCGCTGGCGGCACTGAGCGAACGGCCCGAACTCTTCGGGCGGGCCATGGTGATCGTGGGACTCGCGGAAGGGATCGCCGTGTACGGCCTGGTCGTCGCCATCCTGCTCATCGGGAAGGCCTGA
- a CDS encoding V-type ATP synthase subunit D, with the protein MTRARRVPPGRAGRLRLRRNLEVALRGADLLEQKLRILRGRQQSLQETEESARRAWLELLADAETWLLKGLVTSGEGALEASAVADRADVTIEWTTSMGVRHPSGVVWTPAARSLDETAPVNTALARAEAAYREAVRAAADYSAARTASRLVGAEAERTRQRTRALRRHWIPRLTEELAAADLALEQSEHEDLIRRRWAADVPARPTTP; encoded by the coding sequence ATGACCCGGGCACGGCGTGTTCCTCCCGGCCGGGCCGGGCGGCTGCGCCTTCGCCGCAACCTGGAAGTGGCACTGCGCGGCGCAGACCTGCTGGAGCAGAAACTGCGAATCCTCCGAGGCCGTCAGCAGAGCCTCCAGGAGACCGAGGAGAGCGCGCGCCGCGCCTGGCTCGAGCTGCTGGCGGACGCCGAGACCTGGCTGCTGAAAGGACTGGTCACGAGCGGGGAAGGGGCCCTGGAGGCATCCGCTGTCGCGGACCGAGCGGACGTCACCATCGAATGGACCACCTCCATGGGAGTACGACACCCGTCTGGAGTTGTCTGGACGCCGGCGGCCCGGTCTCTGGATGAGACAGCACCGGTGAACACAGCCCTTGCCCGCGCCGAGGCCGCGTACCGCGAGGCGGTGCGCGCCGCGGCGGATTACTCGGCTGCCCGCACCGCCTCCCGTTTGGTCGGGGCCGAGGCGGAACGGACCCGGCAGCGGACCCGTGCACTGCGCAGGCACTGGATTCCACGACTCACCGAGGAACTCGCGGCGGCAGACCTGGCGCTGGAGCAGTCGGAGCACGAGGACTTGATACGGCGGCGATGGGCCGCCGATGTGCCGGCCAGGCCGACGACGCCGTAG
- a CDS encoding V-type ATPase 116kDa subunit family protein: MPWSEVMAPVRMQRVAVVAPRAVLRETLVRIADAGCVELDRAEEASPGPAARLLQSLPTPPAPPVLAAKAPDLHVLEREHRIGLLAGEAQLEERLGAAVQRGDVAALAGWCPAGEAVRLAERLAGTGAALVRLPVPRGIDPPTQLRATGRSQGSFTPLVTTYGTVPYADVDPTWPAGISYVAMFGVMFGDAGHGALLLLGALLLRLGRPRKLLPLRHLWPFLAGAGIAGTLAGIAYGEFFGPTGVLPVLWLNPLDEPEQLLVAAIGLGAVLLVLAHVGGTVNRWREGGPANALYAASGTAGLTLFLGLALGGAGLFLHRPGYAVAGVVLASAGLALTVTGLYAATAGGLGGAAQTGVQLFDVVVRIGTNTVSFARLAAFGLTHAALGDLVWRATSGLASRGALPLIGAALVFVAGTAVAFALEALVAGVQALRLEFYELFSRVFTAQGRPFRPWHVPTGHLEVTS, from the coding sequence ATGCCGTGGTCTGAGGTCATGGCGCCGGTGCGTATGCAACGGGTGGCAGTCGTCGCACCACGTGCGGTGCTCAGGGAGACGCTGGTGCGGATCGCCGATGCGGGATGCGTGGAGCTCGACCGGGCAGAGGAGGCGAGCCCCGGCCCGGCCGCGCGGCTGCTTCAGAGCCTGCCCACTCCCCCGGCCCCTCCGGTGCTGGCTGCCAAGGCGCCCGACCTTCATGTCCTGGAGCGGGAGCACCGCATCGGGCTCCTCGCGGGTGAGGCCCAGCTGGAGGAGCGACTCGGCGCTGCCGTCCAACGCGGGGACGTGGCCGCGCTCGCCGGCTGGTGCCCGGCCGGAGAAGCCGTCCGCCTGGCTGAGCGGCTCGCGGGCACCGGAGCCGCGCTGGTGCGGCTGCCGGTCCCCCGTGGGATCGATCCGCCGACGCAGTTGCGCGCCACGGGGCGGTCCCAGGGCTCGTTCACACCTCTGGTGACGACCTACGGCACGGTGCCCTATGCGGATGTCGACCCGACCTGGCCGGCCGGGATCTCCTATGTGGCGATGTTCGGTGTGATGTTCGGGGACGCCGGTCACGGTGCGCTGCTGCTCCTCGGTGCGCTGCTGCTGCGGCTCGGCCGCCCACGGAAACTGCTGCCGCTGCGCCACCTTTGGCCTTTCCTGGCCGGAGCGGGCATCGCCGGGACCCTGGCGGGGATCGCCTACGGCGAGTTCTTCGGGCCCACCGGGGTCCTTCCGGTTCTGTGGCTGAACCCTCTGGACGAGCCGGAGCAGCTGCTCGTGGCCGCGATCGGGCTCGGCGCCGTACTGCTCGTACTCGCCCATGTGGGCGGGACCGTGAACCGCTGGCGGGAGGGCGGCCCGGCCAATGCCCTGTACGCGGCCTCGGGAACCGCGGGCCTGACACTCTTCCTGGGACTCGCACTGGGCGGCGCGGGTCTGTTTCTCCACCGCCCTGGGTATGCCGTGGCCGGGGTGGTGCTCGCCTCGGCAGGACTGGCACTGACCGTGACCGGGCTGTACGCAGCCACGGCCGGCGGGCTCGGCGGAGCGGCCCAGACCGGCGTCCAGCTCTTTGATGTCGTGGTGCGGATCGGCACAAACACCGTGTCCTTCGCCCGCCTCGCGGCCTTCGGTCTCACCCATGCGGCACTCGGAGATCTGGTCTGGCGCGCCACTTCAGGGCTTGCGTCGCGAGGTGCCCTGCCGCTGATCGGAGCGGCGCTCGTGTTCGTCGCCGGTACGGCGGTCGCTTTCGCACTTGAAGCACTGGTCGCCGGAGTACAGGCACTGCGGCTGGAGTTCTACGAACTCTTCTCCCGTGTCTTCACAGCTCAGGGCCGACCGTTCCGACCCTGGCACGTGCCCACTGGACATCTGGAGGTGACCTCGTGA
- a CDS encoding V-type ATP synthase subunit B, giving the protein MTDWGEIEYTAVRELRGPLAVVEGVADVGWDEFVRISLDSGEERYGLVLEVDRDLAVVQVLEGTAGMAADRTRVAFAGTPLRIPVGAGWLGRVCNGRGEPIDGGPPVFGSADAAVGGSPINPVRREPPAEPVLTGVGAVDVLTTLVRGQKLPVFSTAGLPHLELAVQIAAQSTSGGEPFCVVFAGMGLTHADAAGVRAGLAERFGAGELALMLNTADDPVIERLLTPRVALTVAEHLAFEEGRHVLVVMTDMTAYAEALREVSAARGEIPGRRAYPGYLYSDLASLYERCGKIRGAPGSLTVLPVLTMPAGDITHPVPDLTGYITEGQIVLSPQAHARGVYPPVDPLASLSRLMRKGAGRGRTRADHLDVAAQLLAALARARQIRELADLIGRAALSPTDEQYLDLDQAFLDHFLAQRPDENRPFDEALDRAWQVLRTLPRSQLGMIPAEFLDALGDEAADVGGDG; this is encoded by the coding sequence GTGACCGACTGGGGAGAGATCGAGTACACAGCCGTCCGGGAGCTGCGCGGGCCACTCGCCGTCGTCGAGGGTGTGGCAGACGTCGGCTGGGACGAGTTCGTACGGATCAGTCTCGACTCCGGCGAAGAGCGGTACGGACTCGTCCTGGAAGTCGACCGCGACCTCGCCGTGGTCCAGGTCCTGGAGGGTACGGCCGGAATGGCTGCCGACCGCACCCGGGTTGCGTTCGCCGGTACTCCCCTGCGCATTCCCGTCGGAGCCGGCTGGCTGGGACGTGTGTGCAACGGCCGCGGTGAGCCGATCGACGGAGGCCCTCCGGTCTTCGGTTCCGCCGACGCCGCCGTCGGGGGCTCCCCGATCAACCCGGTGCGGCGTGAGCCGCCGGCCGAGCCGGTGCTGACCGGTGTCGGTGCCGTCGATGTGCTCACCACGCTGGTGCGCGGTCAGAAGCTGCCGGTCTTCTCCACGGCCGGGCTGCCCCATCTCGAACTGGCCGTTCAGATCGCGGCTCAGTCGACGAGCGGGGGCGAGCCCTTCTGCGTCGTCTTCGCCGGCATGGGGCTCACACACGCCGATGCCGCCGGCGTCCGCGCGGGCCTCGCGGAGCGGTTCGGTGCGGGCGAGCTGGCGCTCATGCTCAACACCGCCGACGACCCGGTGATCGAAAGGCTGCTCACCCCTCGCGTGGCTCTCACTGTCGCCGAGCATCTGGCTTTCGAGGAGGGACGGCACGTGCTGGTCGTCATGACCGACATGACCGCGTACGCCGAGGCACTGCGAGAGGTGTCCGCCGCCAGGGGCGAGATTCCGGGCCGCCGTGCGTACCCCGGCTACCTCTACAGCGACCTCGCCTCGCTGTACGAGCGGTGCGGCAAGATCCGGGGAGCGCCCGGATCCCTCACCGTGCTGCCGGTGCTCACCATGCCGGCCGGCGACATCACCCACCCGGTTCCCGATCTGACCGGGTACATCACCGAAGGCCAGATCGTGCTGTCCCCGCAGGCCCACGCTCGCGGTGTCTACCCGCCAGTGGACCCCCTCGCCTCGCTCTCCCGGCTGATGCGCAAAGGGGCAGGGCGAGGCCGGACGCGGGCCGACCATCTGGACGTCGCCGCCCAACTGCTCGCCGCTCTCGCCCGGGCCCGGCAGATCCGCGAGCTCGCCGACCTGATCGGACGAGCGGCCCTGAGTCCGACCGACGAGCAGTATCTGGACCTCGACCAGGCCTTCCTGGACCACTTCCTGGCCCAGCGGCCCGACGAGAACCGTCCCTTCGACGAGGCCCTGGACCGCGCCTGGCAGGTGCTGCGCACCCTGCCACGGAGTCAGCTCGGCATGATTCCGGCCGAGTTCCTCGACGCCCTCGGCGACGAAGCCGCGGACGTGGGGGGCGACGGATGA
- the htpX gene encoding zinc metalloprotease HtpX, protein MHSRFEPDRQLTARMVVTMFLLGLVYVVFIAALIVLLKSVVLVVVIAAGLLGAQYWFSDRIALYAMHGRLVTADEQPQLHGVIDRLCATADMPKPRVAISDMDLPNAFATGRNANHAVVCVTTGLQRRLTTEELEGVLAHELSHVAHRDVAVITIASFLGVIAGLVVRFAFYSQLFGGRDQRDQNTAVALAAVMAVSALVYALSFLLIRALSRYRELAADRAGAMLTAKPSALASALTKVSGDIARIPTQDLRTAQAFNAFFFTPALGPGTALANLFSTHPSLERRLEALAEISAELGEPGSRTA, encoded by the coding sequence GACCGCCCGCATGGTGGTCACGATGTTCCTGCTCGGGCTGGTGTACGTGGTGTTCATTGCTGCGCTGATCGTTCTGCTGAAGTCCGTCGTCCTGGTGGTCGTCATCGCCGCTGGGCTGCTGGGTGCGCAGTACTGGTTCTCCGACCGGATCGCCCTGTACGCCATGCACGGCCGCCTCGTCACGGCCGACGAGCAGCCCCAGCTGCATGGCGTGATCGACCGGCTGTGCGCCACCGCGGACATGCCCAAACCCCGGGTGGCCATCTCCGACATGGACCTGCCGAATGCGTTCGCCACCGGCCGCAACGCCAACCATGCCGTCGTGTGCGTCACCACCGGACTGCAGCGCCGCCTGACAACTGAGGAGCTCGAAGGCGTCCTCGCCCACGAGCTCTCCCATGTCGCGCACCGCGACGTGGCTGTGATCACCATCGCCTCGTTCCTGGGCGTGATCGCGGGGCTCGTCGTCCGCTTCGCCTTCTACTCCCAGCTGTTCGGCGGACGCGACCAGCGCGACCAGAACACCGCCGTCGCACTCGCGGCCGTCATGGCGGTCTCGGCCCTCGTCTACGCGCTCAGTTTCCTGCTCATCCGGGCACTGTCGCGCTACCGCGAACTGGCCGCAGACCGTGCCGGAGCCATGCTGACCGCGAAGCCATCCGCTCTGGCCTCGGCGCTCACCAAGGTCAGCGGGGACATCGCCCGTATCCCTACTCAGGACCTGCGTACCGCCCAGGCGTTCAACGCGTTCTTCTTCACCCCCGCCCTCGGGCCCGGAACGGCGCTGGCCAACCTGTTCTCCACCCACCCAAGCCTGGAACGCCGCCTCGAGGCCCTCGCGGAGATCTCCGCCGAGCTGGGCGAACCGGGCAGCCGGACGGCATGA